One Paucidesulfovibrio longus DSM 6739 genomic window carries:
- the gatB gene encoding Asp-tRNA(Asn)/Glu-tRNA(Gln) amidotransferase subunit GatB: MAQYEVVIGLEVHAQLKTKSKLFCACSTEFGNEPNENVCPVCSGMPGVLPVMNEKVLEYAVKLGQAVHCEINRKSVFARKNYFYPDLPKGYQTSQFDLPICEHGRIEIDTPKGRKTIGVTRIHMEEDAGKSIHSASENVSFVDLNRACVPLLEIVSEPDMRSAEEAVAYLKSLHSILRYLDICDGNMEQGSFRCDANVSIRPKGQETLGTRAELKNMNSFRHVQKAIEYEVQRQIDLVEDGEAVVQETRLYNADKGTTHSMRGKEEAHDYRYFPCPDLVPMVLEEAWIEKWASELPELPEARRARFVGQYDLPEEAADQLTAERETADFFEAAANAFDGEAKKIANWLMVDVARLLNDTGLTLAACKGAPEDLAALVALVEGSTVSARSAKDILADVLRDGADPKALVKEKGLAQESDSGALEAVVDEVIAENPAEAERVRGGDKKVVGFLMGQIMKKTQGKANPGVVGKMLAQKLS; the protein is encoded by the coding sequence ATGGCCCAGTACGAGGTGGTGATCGGGCTCGAAGTGCATGCCCAGCTCAAGACCAAATCGAAACTCTTCTGCGCCTGTTCCACCGAGTTCGGCAACGAGCCCAACGAGAACGTCTGTCCGGTCTGCTCCGGCATGCCCGGCGTGCTTCCGGTGATGAACGAAAAGGTGCTTGAATACGCCGTCAAGCTGGGCCAGGCCGTGCACTGCGAGATCAACCGCAAATCGGTCTTCGCCCGCAAGAACTATTTCTACCCGGACCTGCCCAAGGGCTACCAGACCTCCCAGTTCGACCTGCCCATCTGCGAGCACGGCCGCATCGAGATCGACACGCCGAAAGGACGCAAGACCATCGGCGTGACGCGCATCCACATGGAGGAAGACGCGGGCAAGTCCATCCACTCCGCCTCGGAGAACGTCAGCTTCGTGGATCTCAACCGCGCCTGCGTCCCCCTGCTGGAGATCGTCTCCGAACCGGACATGCGTTCCGCGGAGGAGGCCGTGGCCTACCTCAAGTCGCTGCATTCCATCCTGCGCTACCTGGACATCTGCGACGGCAACATGGAGCAGGGCTCCTTCCGCTGCGACGCCAACGTGTCCATCCGCCCGAAGGGCCAGGAAACCCTGGGGACGCGCGCCGAGCTGAAGAACATGAACTCCTTCCGGCACGTGCAGAAGGCCATCGAATACGAGGTCCAACGCCAGATCGACCTCGTGGAGGACGGCGAAGCGGTCGTCCAGGAAACCCGGCTCTACAATGCGGACAAGGGCACGACCCACTCCATGCGCGGCAAGGAGGAGGCCCACGACTATCGCTATTTCCCCTGTCCGGACCTGGTGCCCATGGTGCTTGAAGAGGCCTGGATCGAAAAGTGGGCCTCGGAGCTTCCCGAGCTGCCCGAAGCGCGCCGCGCCCGGTTCGTCGGGCAGTACGATTTGCCGGAAGAGGCCGCGGACCAGCTCACCGCCGAGCGCGAGACAGCGGACTTTTTCGAGGCCGCAGCGAACGCCTTTGACGGCGAGGCCAAAAAGATCGCCAACTGGCTGATGGTGGACGTGGCCCGGCTGCTCAACGACACCGGACTGACCCTGGCCGCCTGCAAGGGCGCTCCGGAAGACCTGGCCGCGCTCGTGGCCCTGGTGGAAGGGAGCACGGTCAGCGCCCGCTCGGCCAAGGACATCCTTGCGGACGTGCTGCGCGACGGCGCGGATCCCAAGGCGCTGGTCAAGGAGAAGGGCCTCGCCCAGGAGTCGGACAGCGGCGCTCTGGAGGCCGTGGTGGACGAGGTCATCGCCGAGAACCCCGCCGAAGCCGAGCGCGTGCGCGGCGGCGACAAAAAGGTCGTCGGCTTCCTCATGGGCCAGATCATGAAGAAGACCCAGGGCAAGGCCAACCCCGGCGTGGTCGGCAAGATGCTGGCCCAGAAGCTTTCGTAG
- the mtnA gene encoding S-methyl-5-thioribose-1-phosphate isomerase, producing the protein MTDHIQFSPEKDCLVLLDQRYLPNREDWFDCTTTDEIYYALITMVVRGAPAIGVTAAYGCYVAAREVQKSGVADWKSALATKLDQIEKARPTAVNLRWAVREMRRVWQEAGDVSLEELCGVWLARAKEIHAGDIEMCELIGKFGGALIDEGDTVMTHCNAGALATAGYGTALGVIRGAVDQGKKISVIANETRPFLQGARLTAYELHKDGIPVKVACDNACALLMKKGLVQKVVVGADRIAANGDAVNKIGTFGVALLAKHFGIPFYVAAPVYTIDPETPTGDDVPIEDRTPREVTHIGDHQITPEGVQVYNLAFDPTPNELITGIVTEKGVIYPPYKENIAKLFA; encoded by the coding sequence GTGACCGACCACATTCAGTTTTCGCCGGAAAAGGATTGCCTCGTGTTGCTGGATCAGCGCTATCTTCCCAATCGGGAGGATTGGTTCGACTGCACCACAACCGACGAGATTTACTACGCTTTGATTACGATGGTCGTGCGCGGGGCACCCGCCATCGGCGTGACAGCGGCCTATGGCTGCTATGTGGCCGCCCGCGAGGTGCAGAAGAGCGGCGTTGCCGACTGGAAGTCCGCGCTGGCGACCAAGCTGGACCAGATCGAGAAGGCGCGGCCCACCGCCGTGAACCTGCGCTGGGCCGTGCGCGAGATGCGCCGGGTCTGGCAGGAGGCCGGGGACGTGTCCCTTGAGGAGCTTTGCGGCGTCTGGCTGGCCCGCGCCAAGGAAATCCACGCGGGCGACATCGAGATGTGCGAGCTGATCGGCAAGTTCGGCGGCGCGCTCATCGACGAGGGCGACACGGTCATGACCCACTGCAACGCGGGCGCGCTGGCCACCGCCGGGTACGGCACGGCCCTCGGCGTGATTCGCGGGGCCGTGGACCAGGGCAAGAAGATCAGCGTCATCGCCAACGAGACGCGTCCGTTTCTTCAGGGCGCGCGGCTCACGGCCTACGAACTGCACAAGGACGGCATCCCCGTGAAGGTCGCCTGCGACAACGCCTGCGCCCTGCTGATGAAGAAGGGACTCGTGCAGAAGGTGGTTGTCGGCGCGGACCGCATCGCGGCCAACGGCGACGCCGTGAACAAGATCGGCACCTTCGGCGTGGCGCTGCTGGCCAAGCATTTCGGCATTCCTTTCTATGTCGCGGCCCCGGTCTACACCATCGACCCGGAAACGCCCACGGGCGACGACGTGCCCATCGAGGACCGCACCCCGCGCGAGGTCACGCACATCGGCGACCACCAGATCACCCCGGAGGGCGTGCAGGTCTACAACCTGGCCTTCGATCCGACCCCGAACGAGCTGATTACCGGCATCGTCACGGAAAAGGGCGTGATCTATCCGCCTTACAAAGAAAACATCGCCAAGCTGTTCGCCTAG
- the der gene encoding ribosome biogenesis GTPase Der — protein MPATFALIGRPNVGKSTLFNRLLRKSVAIAHDTPGVTRDRIYGEGVMRGVPFGLIDTGGMVLGMESEPGQGVTGQGFEREIVEQALEGMAESQAVLFVVDGREGLTHLDEEAARLARQSGKPVLLVVNKVDGAELEDRAQSEFHVLGFEMLSVSGSHGYNLQELRDRVADMAEQFAVEEPADDVERGLRIAMLGRPNAGKSSTINSLIGQDRLIVSDVAGTTRDSVDVTFEKNGKRFTFVDTAGVRRRTNIVERLERFTVVRALKSSKKADVTVMVVDPMEGLTRQDKRLLEFLVKEKTPFLVAVNKTDLVPSNLLNDLKKAFEHELRFAPHVPVLYISALKGKGIGRILPLAQQIHKECSVRVTTGVLNRSMTEALERHQPPVIKRRRPKFYYLAQADEDVPTFVFFMNDHTLLKDAYKRYLENQLRKLFGIEYAPMNLVFRSTHEKREKEIKRGISAKGKAGPGRKVEEHLPREREEENAESAPIQRRAGKAVAKADWRFKKNRSQKQR, from the coding sequence ATGCCAGCGACCTTTGCACTTATAGGACGCCCCAACGTGGGCAAGTCCACGCTGTTCAACCGACTCCTGCGCAAGAGCGTGGCCATCGCCCACGACACGCCCGGCGTCACCCGCGACCGCATCTACGGCGAAGGCGTCATGCGCGGCGTGCCCTTCGGCCTCATCGACACGGGCGGCATGGTCCTGGGCATGGAGTCCGAGCCGGGCCAGGGCGTCACGGGCCAGGGCTTCGAGCGCGAGATCGTGGAGCAGGCCCTGGAAGGCATGGCCGAATCCCAGGCCGTGCTTTTCGTCGTGGACGGACGCGAGGGCCTCACGCACCTGGACGAGGAAGCCGCGCGCCTGGCCCGGCAGAGCGGCAAGCCCGTCCTGCTCGTCGTGAACAAGGTGGACGGCGCCGAGCTGGAAGACCGCGCCCAGAGCGAATTCCACGTCCTGGGCTTCGAGATGCTCTCCGTGTCCGGCTCCCACGGCTACAATCTTCAGGAGCTGCGCGACCGCGTCGCGGACATGGCCGAGCAGTTTGCCGTTGAGGAGCCCGCGGACGACGTGGAGCGGGGTCTGCGCATCGCCATGCTCGGCCGCCCCAATGCGGGCAAATCCTCGACCATCAACTCCCTCATCGGCCAGGACCGGCTCATCGTCAGCGACGTGGCCGGCACCACGCGCGACAGCGTGGACGTGACCTTCGAGAAGAACGGCAAGCGCTTCACCTTCGTGGATACCGCCGGAGTGCGCCGCCGCACCAACATCGTGGAGCGCCTGGAGCGCTTCACCGTGGTCCGCGCGCTCAAGAGTAGCAAAAAGGCGGACGTGACCGTCATGGTCGTGGACCCCATGGAGGGCCTGACCCGGCAGGACAAGCGGCTGCTCGAATTTCTGGTCAAGGAAAAGACGCCTTTTCTCGTGGCCGTGAACAAGACCGACCTCGTGCCCTCGAACCTGCTCAACGATCTCAAGAAGGCCTTCGAGCATGAGCTGCGCTTCGCGCCGCACGTCCCCGTGCTCTACATTTCCGCGCTCAAGGGCAAGGGCATCGGCCGCATTCTGCCGCTCGCGCAGCAAATCCACAAGGAATGCAGCGTCCGCGTGACCACCGGCGTGCTCAACCGCTCCATGACCGAGGCCCTGGAACGCCACCAGCCCCCGGTCATCAAGCGCCGGCGGCCCAAGTTCTACTATCTGGCCCAGGCCGACGAGGACGTGCCCACCTTCGTGTTCTTCATGAACGACCACACCCTGCTCAAGGACGCCTACAAGCGCTATCTTGAAAACCAGCTGCGCAAGCTGTTCGGCATCGAGTACGCGCCCATGAACCTCGTCTTCCGCTCCACGCACGAGAAGCGGGAAAAAGAGATCAAGCGCGGCATTTCCGCCAAGGGCAAAGCCGGACCGGGCCGCAAGGTCGAGGAGCATCTTCCCCGCGAGCGGGAGGAGGAGAACGCCGAGTCCGCTCCCATCCAGCGCCGGGCGGGCAAGGCCGTGGCCAAGGCCGATTGGCGGTTCAAAAAGAACCGCAGCCAGAAGCAGCGCTGA
- a CDS encoding PAS domain S-box protein: MILKSLGIRWRLVALTVLTLIPVFAAGLGLTTYFVYRGQDLEMRKSEEALVQAAQAYLQGRMEMARLDTIFLANSPYVQTLFEKHAWGGGTGETESLDALLSGFMESKRIYAQLRILDATGWERYRLDYKNGRVERLPQDRLQFKRNRYYFQEAMLTPPGSVYVSRLDLNREQGKVELPATSMLRFIAPVQRPTGETGGLFVLNYTGDWLLSDLVQSMPHRSGFWVVVKDDGSYVYHDRDPGRNWGGPDSLDTGMSLFRDFPEEASLLLRGETATVRFNEGEWLATPLNVSLGRPDETLTLVHISERPSPAAAFRNISWLVFLVPVGAFLGGLTIALYGGAAVSRPLLSLKKAMSGFASGNRKLRSNVRSSDEIGVLSDIFNDMAERLEMLYENLEDQVRSRTEELEWTNSRLARSEAVNAAIIDNTLEGIISADLQGRIIGFNKAAERIFGYSAGEAIGQPLSILQPSPHSEEHAKYIERYLRTGGPHIIGKGRELIGMHKDGSTFPVQLGISDVTVGDQRFFTAVLRDMTEIRNTQQELVWSEMRFRATFEQAAVGIAHVGLDGSWLLFNDRLCSIVGYSREELMGRTFQDITHPDDLEKDLELVGKVLSGEIDNYSMEKRYVGKQGEIVWVNLTVSLLRDDDGKPVHFISVLEDISERKRMDETLRRTRLSIDRSGEGIYWVRPDGTFFDVNEGAARLLGIPREELLRMGLWDLDPDFNLQSWPERFQEHRSLGGMRFEARHRRAGGTLIPVEVVTYYQEFDGEPFLCCFVSDIGQRKDAEQKLIRAKDEAEQARQTAEAASQAKSNFLASMSHELRTPLNAIIGFAEVMQDKYFGPLTAKQEEYVGDILQSGHHLLSLINDILELSKIEAGKMELLPSRFDLDMLLSTSLIYIREKASRHGIDLRLDLRPDLGLINADERKIKQVVFNLLSNASKFTPDGGSIVLSARRLSADEAKGMVPEPLRGGLSDDDGDWLEVAVTDSGIGLKEPDLRKVFEEFYQVSAGRTGKTPGTGLGLPLSAQLLALHGGAIWAESRGEGQGSRFTFVLPADAWQGKG, from the coding sequence ATGATCTTGAAATCGTTGGGTATCCGCTGGCGGCTCGTGGCCCTTACCGTCCTGACGCTGATTCCCGTCTTTGCCGCCGGTCTTGGGCTGACGACGTATTTCGTCTATCGCGGTCAGGATCTGGAAATGCGCAAGAGCGAGGAAGCTCTCGTGCAGGCGGCCCAGGCCTATTTGCAGGGACGCATGGAAATGGCCCGGCTGGACACGATTTTTCTCGCGAACTCGCCGTACGTGCAGACCTTGTTCGAGAAACACGCCTGGGGGGGCGGAACGGGCGAGACGGAGAGTCTGGACGCGCTCCTTTCCGGCTTTATGGAGTCCAAGCGGATTTACGCGCAGCTCCGGATACTCGACGCCACGGGGTGGGAGCGCTATCGGCTCGACTACAAGAACGGCCGTGTGGAGCGGCTTCCGCAGGATCGACTTCAGTTCAAGCGGAACCGGTATTATTTTCAGGAGGCCATGCTCACGCCTCCGGGCAGCGTGTACGTCTCGCGTCTCGATCTCAACCGCGAGCAGGGCAAGGTAGAGCTTCCGGCCACTTCCATGCTTCGTTTCATCGCTCCTGTGCAGCGCCCGACAGGCGAAACAGGCGGGTTGTTCGTCCTCAACTATACGGGGGACTGGCTGCTTTCCGACCTCGTGCAGTCCATGCCGCACCGCAGCGGATTCTGGGTCGTCGTCAAGGATGACGGGAGCTACGTGTACCACGACCGCGATCCGGGCCGGAACTGGGGCGGACCGGACAGTCTCGATACGGGGATGAGCCTGTTCCGCGATTTTCCGGAAGAGGCTTCGCTCCTGCTGCGGGGCGAGACGGCGACCGTCCGGTTCAACGAGGGCGAGTGGCTGGCCACGCCTTTGAACGTATCCTTGGGGCGGCCCGACGAAACGCTCACCCTGGTTCACATCTCGGAACGGCCCTCGCCGGCGGCCGCCTTTCGAAACATCTCCTGGCTGGTCTTCCTCGTGCCCGTGGGAGCCTTTCTCGGCGGGCTGACCATCGCCCTGTACGGCGGAGCCGCGGTGAGCCGCCCGCTGCTGAGTCTCAAGAAGGCCATGTCCGGCTTTGCGTCGGGAAACCGCAAGCTCCGTTCGAACGTTCGCAGCAGCGACGAGATCGGGGTGCTGTCGGACATCTTCAACGACATGGCCGAACGCCTGGAGATGCTCTACGAGAATTTGGAGGATCAGGTTCGCAGCCGCACCGAAGAGCTGGAATGGACCAATTCCCGTCTGGCCCGCAGCGAGGCCGTGAACGCGGCCATCATCGACAACACGCTCGAAGGCATCATCAGCGCCGACCTGCAAGGGCGCATCATCGGCTTCAACAAGGCGGCGGAACGCATCTTCGGCTACTCCGCCGGCGAAGCCATCGGGCAGCCCCTTTCCATCCTTCAGCCTTCTCCGCACAGCGAAGAACACGCCAAATACATCGAACGCTATCTGCGCACGGGGGGGCCGCACATCATCGGCAAGGGCCGTGAGCTGATCGGAATGCACAAGGACGGCTCGACCTTCCCCGTTCAGCTGGGCATCAGCGACGTGACCGTGGGCGATCAGCGCTTCTTCACGGCGGTGCTGCGGGACATGACCGAAATCAGGAACACGCAGCAGGAACTGGTCTGGAGCGAGATGCGCTTCCGGGCCACCTTCGAGCAGGCCGCGGTGGGCATAGCCCATGTGGGCCTCGACGGTTCCTGGCTGCTTTTCAACGACCGCCTTTGCAGCATCGTCGGCTATTCGCGCGAAGAGCTCATGGGGCGCACGTTCCAGGACATCACCCACCCGGACGACCTTGAAAAGGATCTGGAGCTTGTCGGCAAAGTCCTTTCCGGAGAGATCGACAACTACAGCATGGAAAAGCGCTATGTCGGCAAGCAGGGGGAGATCGTCTGGGTCAATCTGACGGTATCCTTGCTGCGCGACGATGACGGCAAGCCTGTTCATTTCATCTCCGTGCTGGAAGACATCAGCGAACGCAAGCGCATGGACGAGACGCTCCGGCGCACGCGCCTGTCCATCGACCGTTCCGGCGAGGGCATCTACTGGGTGCGGCCGGACGGCACCTTCTTCGACGTCAACGAGGGCGCGGCCCGCCTGTTGGGCATTCCCCGGGAAGAACTGCTCCGCATGGGGCTTTGGGATCTTGATCCGGACTTCAACCTCCAGAGCTGGCCGGAGCGTTTTCAGGAGCACCGCAGCCTGGGCGGAATGCGTTTCGAGGCGCGGCACCGGCGCGCGGGCGGAACGCTCATTCCCGTGGAGGTGGTCACGTATTACCAGGAGTTCGACGGCGAGCCGTTTCTCTGCTGCTTCGTCTCGGACATAGGCCAACGCAAGGATGCCGAGCAGAAGCTCATCCGCGCCAAGGACGAGGCGGAACAGGCGCGGCAGACGGCCGAGGCCGCAAGCCAGGCCAAATCCAACTTCCTGGCCTCCATGAGCCACGAGCTGCGCACGCCCCTGAACGCCATCATCGGCTTCGCGGAGGTCATGCAGGACAAATACTTCGGGCCGCTGACCGCGAAACAGGAGGAATACGTCGGCGACATCCTGCAAAGCGGGCACCACCTGCTTTCGCTGATCAACGACATCCTGGAGCTGTCCAAGATCGAAGCGGGCAAGATGGAGCTGCTGCCCTCCCGGTTCGACCTGGACATGCTGCTGAGCACGAGCCTGATCTACATCCGGGAAAAGGCCTCCCGGCACGGCATCGACCTGCGGCTCGACCTCCGGCCGGACCTGGGATTGATCAACGCGGACGAGCGCAAGATCAAGCAGGTGGTCTTCAACCTGCTCTCCAACGCGTCCAAGTTCACCCCGGACGGCGGCAGCATCGTGCTCTCCGCCCGACGTCTGAGCGCGGATGAAGCGAAGGGAATGGTCCCGGAGCCTCTGCGCGGCGGCCTTTCCGACGATGACGGCGACTGGCTGGAGGTCGCCGTGACGGATTCCGGCATCGGGCTCAAGGAGCCGGACTTGCGGAAAGTGTTCGAGGAGTTTTATCAAGTGAGTGCGGGCCGGACCGGAAAAACTCCGGGCACCGGGCTGGGCCTGCCCCTGTCCGCCCAGCTCCTGGCGCTGCATGGCGGTGCCATCTGGGCCGAGAGCCGGGGCGAGGGTCAGGGCAGCCGGTTTACGTTCGTGCTCCCTGCGGACGCATGGCAGGGCAAAGGGTAA
- a CDS encoding response regulator: MPKSVLIVEDDPRSRRLVKDLVEAKGYQALEAVNGREGVDLARKSAPDLILMDIQMPVMDGLEAIRHIRETPGLDKTPIVVLTAFSMPTEEEEIRASGCDEYMSKPIDTRRLVKMFQDYLA; encoded by the coding sequence ATGCCGAAAAGCGTGCTTATCGTAGAGGATGATCCGCGCAGCCGCAGGCTGGTCAAGGATTTGGTGGAAGCCAAGGGGTATCAGGCGCTGGAGGCGGTCAACGGCCGCGAGGGCGTGGACCTCGCCCGGAAGAGCGCTCCGGATTTGATTCTCATGGATATCCAGATGCCCGTCATGGACGGTCTGGAGGCGATCCGTCATATTCGCGAAACGCCGGGTCTGGACAAGACGCCCATCGTGGTGCTCACGGCCTTTTCCATGCCCACCGAGGAGGAAGAGATCCGGGCCTCCGGCTGCGACGAATACATGAGCAAACCCATCGACACGCGCAGGCTGGTGAAGATGTTTCAGGACTACCTCGCATGA
- a CDS encoding sensor histidine kinase, giving the protein MTTGFRPEAGGRAERPKLSRFRLRLSFFFWAGLAVALALTIFGIHLVQDMEERYRMHVGMESELMRILDRLRLGEEGAVSSLLESTLPESILFYGGDFEQIQENMDRLMRRTEELSQALGVPASTMFRAQWASLAEQERRIFELASAGKEAEAQALLGSEPFRQARSDFTGALDAADALIAQRHAADMKTQFERGKSSLVAGAAMILLLLSLWGGVFYQYRRYLRQLSESRSELASAKAEAEGANQAKSLFLASVSHELRTPLNAVMGFSQMLQDEYYGPLNEKQAEYVNDIVQGAFQLNMLIGEVLDLARVDMSSGVLSISPVRPGDLVERTLTLARDRALQCGVQVESEVEELPTVALDRNKIRQALLSMVDNGLRLFGAGGRIVLRARRADAEEARRAGLVDGPVLLYVVEGRGGGLNSQECRDVFKPFFKLPREAADGWAGVGSGLALVRKYAELHGGAAWIESEGPGKGAGIVLALPMNGGMMPGPEENAR; this is encoded by the coding sequence ATGACAACGGGTTTCAGGCCGGAGGCGGGCGGGCGGGCGGAACGCCCCAAGCTGAGCAGGTTTCGACTGCGCTTGTCGTTCTTCTTCTGGGCCGGGCTCGCTGTCGCCCTCGCCTTGACGATTTTCGGAATCCATCTCGTCCAGGACATGGAAGAGCGCTACCGCATGCATGTCGGCATGGAGAGCGAGCTCATGCGCATCCTTGACCGCCTGCGTCTTGGCGAAGAGGGCGCCGTGTCCTCTCTGCTGGAGTCCACCCTTCCCGAGAGCATTCTCTTTTATGGAGGGGACTTCGAGCAGATCCAGGAAAACATGGATCGGCTCATGCGCAGGACGGAAGAACTCTCCCAGGCGCTGGGAGTGCCGGCTTCGACGATGTTCCGCGCGCAGTGGGCCTCCCTCGCCGAGCAGGAGCGGCGCATTTTCGAGCTGGCCTCCGCTGGGAAAGAAGCAGAGGCGCAGGCTTTGCTCGGCTCCGAGCCCTTCCGGCAGGCGCGGTCCGATTTTACCGGGGCGTTGGACGCGGCGGACGCGCTGATAGCGCAGCGCCACGCCGCGGACATGAAAACCCAGTTTGAAAGGGGGAAAAGCTCATTGGTGGCCGGCGCCGCCATGATCCTTCTCCTGCTCTCGCTCTGGGGCGGAGTATTTTATCAGTATCGGCGGTATCTGCGCCAGCTCTCGGAAAGCCGCTCCGAGCTGGCCTCGGCCAAGGCCGAGGCCGAGGGCGCGAACCAGGCCAAATCGCTTTTTCTCGCCAGCGTCAGCCACGAGCTGCGCACGCCGTTGAATGCGGTCATGGGGTTTTCCCAAATGCTCCAGGACGAGTACTACGGCCCCCTGAACGAGAAGCAGGCCGAATACGTCAACGACATCGTGCAGGGAGCGTTTCAGCTCAACATGCTGATCGGCGAGGTGCTCGACCTGGCCCGGGTGGACATGAGCAGCGGCGTATTGTCGATCAGTCCGGTGCGTCCAGGCGACCTGGTGGAACGCACCCTGACCCTGGCGCGCGACAGGGCGCTGCAATGCGGGGTTCAAGTGGAATCCGAAGTGGAGGAGCTGCCCACGGTGGCCCTTGATCGGAACAAGATCCGGCAGGCGCTGCTGAGCATGGTCGACAACGGTCTTCGGCTTTTCGGGGCGGGCGGGCGAATCGTGCTCCGGGCGCGGCGTGCGGACGCCGAGGAAGCAAGGCGTGCCGGACTCGTCGACGGGCCTGTGCTGCTGTATGTGGTCGAGGGCAGGGGCGGCGGCCTGAACAGCCAGGAGTGCCGCGACGTGTTCAAGCCGTTTTTCAAACTGCCGCGGGAAGCGGCGGACGGCTGGGCCGGAGTGGGATCAGGGTTGGCCTTGGTGCGGAAATACGCGGAGCTGCATGGCGGTGCGGCCTGGATCGAGAGCGAGGGCCCCGGCAAGGGAGCCGGCATCGTGCTGGCCCTGCCCATGAATGGCGGGATGATGCCTGGTCCCGAGGAGAATGCGAGATGA
- a CDS encoding HD domain-containing phosphohydrolase — protein MKVETVRRPVILVVDDDDRNRRLLEALLIPAGYEVIMAADGGDAVERALADCPDVILMDVMMPRMNGFEATRRIKMDPDARIVPVVMVTSLDAVSDRVQAMESGADDFLTKPVDKSELLARVRTLVKVKAYSDHLRNYQRELEAEVERKTRQLSNALSNLKSSSLNTIFRLSRTAEFKDEDTGAHIQRMSHSSAAMARGLGLPETVVDRILYAAPLHDIGKVGIPDRILLKPGKLDPDEWEIMKRHTIIGARILEGDSSGILRLGEVIALNHHERWDGKGYPNGKAGRSIPLAARIVSVADVFDALLSRRPYKEPFSVDKSLEIIREWRGLNFDPAVVDVFFSVLDEIMDIRDSFRDEECHGLSCVDDAG, from the coding sequence ATGAAAGTGGAAACCGTTCGCCGACCCGTCATCCTGGTCGTGGATGACGATGATCGCAACCGCAGGCTGCTTGAGGCGTTGCTGATCCCGGCGGGGTACGAGGTGATCATGGCCGCCGACGGCGGCGACGCCGTGGAAAGGGCCCTTGCCGACTGTCCGGATGTGATCCTCATGGACGTGATGATGCCGAGGATGAACGGCTTCGAGGCGACCCGCAGAATCAAGATGGACCCGGACGCCCGGATCGTTCCCGTGGTCATGGTCACCAGCCTGGACGCCGTTTCGGACCGCGTGCAGGCCATGGAGTCCGGCGCGGACGACTTCCTGACCAAGCCCGTGGACAAGAGCGAGCTGCTGGCCCGCGTGCGCACGCTGGTCAAGGTCAAGGCCTATTCGGACCACCTGCGCAATTATCAGCGCGAGCTGGAGGCGGAGGTCGAGCGCAAGACAAGGCAGCTTTCAAACGCCCTGTCCAATCTCAAGTCCTCTTCATTGAACACCATTTTTCGGCTTTCGCGCACGGCGGAATTCAAGGACGAGGACACCGGAGCGCACATCCAACGCATGAGCCATTCCTCGGCGGCCATGGCCAGAGGCCTCGGCCTGCCGGAAACCGTGGTGGACCGTATTCTTTACGCGGCTCCGCTGCACGACATCGGCAAGGTCGGCATACCCGACAGGATTCTGCTCAAGCCGGGCAAGCTCGACCCCGACGAATGGGAAATCATGAAGCGGCACACGATCATCGGCGCGCGCATCCTTGAAGGCGACAGCTCCGGCATCCTGCGCCTGGGAGAAGTCATCGCCCTGAACCACCATGAACGCTGGGACGGCAAGGGCTACCCCAACGGCAAGGCCGGACGGAGCATCCCGCTCGCGGCGCGCATCGTGTCCGTTGCGGACGTGTTCGACGCCCTGCTTTCCCGCAGACCGTACAAAGAGCCGTTTTCAGTGGATAAATCTCTTGAGATCATTCGGGAATGGCGCGGCCTGAATTTCGATCCCGCGGTCGTGGACGTCTTCTTTTCCGTTCTTGACGAGATCATGGACATCCGCGATTCGTTCCGGGACGAGGAGTGCCACGGTCTTTCATGCGTGGACGACGCGGGGTGA